A stretch of DNA from Pseudomonas sp. HN11:
CGGCACTGGTGCCGCTGTCGCAAATGAATGTGTCGTTGCCCGGGCCGGGCGTGAGTGTGCATGCAGCGTAGGATTGTGGTGGTGTGGTGTACTGCAGTGAGAGGAGGCCGACAGCTAAAACGGCGCGGGTTGAAAAACCGTTGCTCTTTTGCATGGGTCTGTCCTGCATGTGTTGTAGTTACTGCTCCTGTTGTTGGTTTAGCACAGTTTTCCCACATGGCAATATTTATATAAACGCGCGCAGGCCACGGCATACGTGGCCTGCGTGGTGGCACATTGGTCATGCTGCTGCCGGGTTCAGTTCACCTGATGGCGGTAAGGCAGATCCGGACCGGTCTTGGTGCAGGTCAATGCCGCAGCGCGAATCGCAAAACCCAGCATGGCGTCGATTTGCCCTCGGGTGAGCTGTTGCAGGCCCTCTACTGAGTCATGCTGTTGCTCGGTCAACCAGGTAATCAACGCGGCCTGGAAGGTATCGCCGGCGCCTACGGTATCCGCCATCGCCACCTTGACTGCCGGCGCAGACCAGTGGCCGTGCTGGCGGCTGAACACACTGGCGCCATCGCCACCACGGGTCAGGAACACCAACTGGCAACGGTGTTGCAGCCAGCCCTGCAGCACGCTTTCCGCCGACTGGTCTGGGTAAAGCAAGTGCAGGTCTTCGTCGCTGACCTTGATCAGGTCGGCATGCTTGACCAGTTCTGCGACACGATCGCGCCACAGCTGGATATCCGGTTGCGGGTTGAGCCGCACGTTGGGGTCGAGGCTGATCAGGCGTTTGCCGCTTTCGCGCTTGACCAGGCTCAGCAGGGTGTCGCCAATCGGTTGCACCACCAGCGAGAACGAGCCGATATGCAGGCCGCGGATGTCATCGCCCAACTCGGGCAGGTGAGCGACTTCCAGCAACCGGTCGGCGCAGCCTTCGCCGCGAAAGTTGTACTGCGGTGAACCATTGGCGCCCACGGCGACCATCGACAAGGTGGTCGGCGCGTCGAATTCCACCAGGAACTGCTCGCTGATGCCTTCATCCTTGAGCACTTGCAACAAGCGACGGCCCAGGAAATCACTGGACAGCCCCCCAAACAAGCCGGCATCGATGCCCAGGCGGCGCAAACCTACCGCAACGTTGAACGGCGAACCGCCGGCAATCGCTTTGTAATTGACCTTGGAAGCCTGCCCACTGGCCTCTTCCTCGCTGAAAAAATCAAACAGCGCTTCACCACACACCAGATACATAGTCGTTCGCTCTTAAAGGGTTGCCACGTGCTGTTGATAGCGCTCGTAAGCCTGTTGATAGCTGCTGACGTTGACGGCCACCGGCAGCGTGCGGCTCGCCGGGTCGACGCTCACACACCTGTCGCACAGGCTGGCCAGGGACTCGCCGGACTGGCTCCACGCCGCCTGGATTGCCGCGCCCAGGGCGGCGGCTTCGCTTTGTTCGGTGCAGATCACTTCGGTGTTCATGATGTCGGCGACCATCTGCCGCCACACCGGGCTTTTCGAACCGCCGCCGATCAGGCGGATGCTCTGGCTTTGCAGGCCGGTCTGGCGCAGCAGGTCGAGGCCGTAGCGCAGGCCGAAGGTGGTGCCCTCGACGACCGCGCGGCATAGGTTGGCGCGGGTCAGGTTGGTCATGGTCAGGCCGTGCAGACTGCCGGTGGCGTGAGGGAGGGCAGGCACGCGTTCGCCATTGAGAAAGGGCAGCATGCTCACGCCGTCGGCGCCAATCGGTGCTTGCTCGACCAGGGCGTTGAACACGGCCAGGTCCAGATCAAACAGCTCGCGGATCACCCCGGTGGCGTTGGTCAGGTTCATGGTGCAGATCAAAGGCAACCAGCCGCCGCTGGACGAGCAGAAGGTCGCGACCGAGGCCTGCGGGCTGACGTTGGGCTGGTCGGCAAATGCATACACGGTGCCCGACGAGCCCAGGCTCATGGTGATCACGCCGGGGGCAATGTTGCCAGTGCCGATGGCGCCCATCATGTTGTCGCCGCCACCGCTGGAGACGATGGTGTTGGGGTTGATGCCCAGGCGTTCGGCGATGGCGGGCAGGATTGTGCCGACTGCCTGATCCGCGTCGATCAGTGGTGGCAAGGCCCGTTCCAGGCGACCGCTGGGGTCGATGTGCTGGAGCAGCGCCACATCCCACTCACGGTTGCGCACGTTGAAGTAGCCGGTACCCGACGCATCGCCGTATTCCGCAACGGCGCGCCCGGTGAGCCAGTAATTGAGGTAATCGTGGGGCAGCAGGATATGCGCGATGCGCGCGAAGATGTTCGGGTGCTGCTCGCGGGTCCACAGCAGCTTGGACACGGTGTAGCCCGGTGCAATCGCCACGCCGAGGCGTTCCAGGGAGCCGTTTTCACCGCCCAGGTGCTGCAGGAGACGGTCGTTTTCGGGCGTGGTTTCGGTGTCGCACCACAGCTTGGCGGGGCGCAATACCTCACCGTGTTCATCCAGCAGCACCAGGCCATGTTGCTGGCCGGACACGCCGATACCGAGGATGTCCTGACCGTCCACACCGGCCTGTTGCAGGGCGCGGTGAGTGGCTTCGGTAAAGGCGTCCAGCCATTCCTGGGTGTGCTGTTCACGGCGGCCATTGGCGCCGCTGATCAACGTGTGCGCGGCGGCGCCGAGGCCCAGCACCTTGCCGCTGGTGGCATCGAGGACGATGGCCTTGGTGCCTTGGGTGCCGCAATCGACGCCGAGAAACAGGTTTTGCTGGGTCATGAGGATTTGCTCAGCAGTGTTGTTTTTTTGAGTTGGAAACCCGGTCAAATGTGGGAGCGAGCAAGCCCGCTCCCACATGTTTAAGTCGGTTTCTTCAGTAGGGTTTGCAGGGTTGCGGTAACGCCTGTGTCACGCAGGCTCGCATAACACCGCTCGAACGCTGCCACAAACTCAGGCGAATTGGGAATAGCCTTGCCGAAAATCTCTTCCACCCCCAGCAGGCGTTTGCTGACCAGCGCATCATCACTCACCAGCCCTTGGCAAAACTCTGCACGAGGATCCGGGATCGTGTAGCTCACCCCATTCTCGTCCACACCTTTCAAATACAACGCCCAGGCCGCCACGACCAACGCCGCACGCTCGGTCTCGCGCCCATCGGCAATCAGGCGATTGATGGTCGGCACGGTAAACTTGGGAAACTTCGACGAGCCGTCGGAACACACCCGTTCCAACTGGTCGGCAATCGCCTGGTTGGAGAAACGATCCACCAGCGTCTGCTTATAGTCGGTCAGGTCGATGCCCGGCACCGGCGCCAGGTTGGGTGTGACGTCCAGGTCCATATAGGCGCGCATGTAGGCGACAAAAAGCGGGTCGTTCATGGTCTCGTGTACAAACCGGTAACCCTTGAGAAAACCCAGGTAGGTCAGCGCCAGGTGGCTGCCATTGAGCAAGCCGATCTTCATTTCTTCATAGGGCGTGACGTCATCGGTGAACTGCACGCCGACCTTTTCCCACGCCGGGCGGCCATTCACAAACTTGTCTTCCAGCACCCATTGCACAAACGGCTCACACACCACCGGCCAGGCATCATCGATGCCGTGGTCGTCATGCAGTTGCAGGCGGTGGGCGGTGCTGGTCATCGGCGTAATGCGGTCGACCATAGCGTTGGGAAAGCTCACGTTGGTCTTGATCCAGTCATGCAGCTCGGCATTGTGCAGGGCGGCGAATGCCAGCAGTGCCTTGCGCGTCACGGCGCCGTTGTGCGGCAGGTTATCGCAGGACATCACGGTAAATGCCGGGGTACCGGCGGCGCGGCGTTTGGTCAGGGCGGCGCAGATAAAGCCGAACACGGTTTTCGGTGCGCCCGGATGCGCCAGGTCATGCCGGATCTGCGGCAGTTGAGCCATGAACTCACCGTTGCTGTCGTCGATGCAGTAGCCGCCTTCGGTGATGGTCAGCGAGACGATACGGATCGCCGGGTCAGCCAGCTTGTCGATCAACGCCTGGGCGCCGTCTTCGGCCAGCAGCATGTCGCTGATCGAGCCGATCACGCGCACTTCGGTGTCGTCTGTATCGCCCAATTCATAGAGGGTGAACAGGTAGTCCTGGCCGGCCAGGTCATCACGGGCCTTGCGGTCCTCGGCCCGCAGGCCGACGCCGCAGATGCTCCAGTCCAGGCCAACGCCAATGTTCATCAGGGCATCGGTGTAATACGCCTGGTGCGCGCGATGGAAACCGCCGACGCCGATATGAGCGATGCCTTGCGTGGTGCTGGCAATCGCGTAGGCCGGCAGTTTTACTTCCGGCGCCAGTTGGGTGAGGTTCTGCTTGTTCAGTTTCATCACAACTCTCGCAAAATCAGGCGGCGGCGCGCAGTGGGCGGGCCACGGCTACACCGTCGGTGTCGAACAGATGGCAGTGCGCCGGGTCCAGGTGCAGGTGCAGCGTCTCGCCGTACTGGCTGGCCATGTCGCCGCGAATCCGCATGGTCAACGGCTCGCCGTTGGCGGTGATGACGTGGCAGAAGGTGTCGCTGCCCAGGCGTTCGCCGACGTCAGCGGTGACGGTCAGGGTGGTTTGACCTGGTGAGGCGATTTCCAGGTGTTCCGGACGGATGCCCAGGGTCACGACACTGCCCAAACTCAAGCTGGCGCCGCTCAGTGGCAGGCTGATCAGCGTGCCCGCGTCCAACTGCACCTCGCAGCTTTGGCTTTCAATGCGGGTAACCTTGCCTTTGAGGAAGCCCATCTTCGGCGTGCCGAGAAAACCGGCCACAAACAGATTGGCCGGCTGGTGATAAAGCTCCAGCGGCGAACCGACCTGTTCGATGCGCCCGCTGTTCAATACCACAACCTTGTCGGCCAGGGTCATGGCTTCAACCTGATCGTGGGTCACGTAGATCATGGTCGCCTGCAGCTCCTTATGCAGGCGCGCCAGCTCCAGGCGCATCTGCACGCGCAAGGCAGCGTCCAGGTTGGACAGCGGTTCGTCGAACAGGAATATCTTCGGGTTGCGCACAATCGCGCGGCCAATGGCCACACGCTGACGCTGGCCGCCAGACAGTTGCTTGGGCTTGCGCTCCAGCAACGGGCCCAGCTCGAGGATGCGCGCGGCTTCGCTGACCTTGCTTTCCACCAGCTTCTTGTCGACACCGGCCAGGTCCAAGGCAAATGACATGTTCTTGCGCACGCTCATGTGCGGATACAGCGCGTAGGTCTGGAACACCATCGCCAGATCACGCTTGGCCGGAGTCACTTCGGTGATGTCGCGACCGTCCAGTTCGATGGTGCCTTCGCTGACTTCTTCCAGGCCGGCAATCAGGCGCAGCAGGGTGGATTTACCGCAGCCCGACGGCCCGACGAACACCACGAATTCCTTGTCGTTCACTTCCAGGTCAATGCCCTTGATGATGGAGAAGCCTTCGAAGCCTTTTTGCAGATTCTTGATTTTCAGGTTGGCCATGGGATGGGCCTCCGCGTTGAATTTTTTATTAAAAGGCCGTTATTTCACGGCGCCGAAGGACAAACCGCGCACCAGCTGTTTCTGGCTGATCCAGCCAAAAATCAGGATCGGCGCGCAAGCGAGGGTCGAGACGGCGGACAATTTGGCCCAGAACAACCCTTCGGGGCTGGAGTAGGAAGCGATCAATGCGGTCAACGGCGCGGCGGCGGAAGAGGTGAGGTTCAATGACCAGAAGGCCTCGTTCCAGCACAGGATCAGCGACAGCAACACGGTGGAGGCCAGGCCACCCTTGGCGATCGGCAGCAGCACACGGACCATTTCCTGCCACAGCGTGGCACCGTCCAGGCGTGCGGCTTCGAGGATGTCCTTGGGGATGTCTTTGAAGTAGGTGTAAACCATCCACACCACAATCGGCAGGTTGATCAGGGTGTAGATGATGATCAGCGCAATGCGCGTATCCAGCAGGCCAAAGCTCTTGGCCAGCAGGTAGATCGGCATCAACACACCCACCGGCGGCAGCATCTTGGTGGACAGCATCCACAGCAGCGTGCCCTTGGTGCGCTGGGTTTCGTAGAACGCCATGGAGTAGGCGGCCGGTACCGAGATCAGCAGGCACAGGGCGGTGGCGCTGAAGGAGATCAGCACCGAGTTCCACGCATAACTGAAGTAGTTGCTGCGCTCATTGATGTGCAGGTAGTTCTCCAGCGTCGGCGTGAAGATGAATTGCGGCGGCGTGGCGAACGCGTCGATTTCGGTCTTGAAGCTGGTCAGCACCATCCAGAAGATCGGGAAGAAGATCAGGATCGCGATAGCCCAGGCCAGGGTGCCGAGCAACAGGCTTTGCAGGCGGCGAGATTGTTGAAGCGTCATGGCGCGGCCCTCAAGGTTTGTCAGTCAGGTTTTTGCCGATCATCCGCACCAGGATGATCGCCGCGATATTGGCGATGACCACGGCAATCAAGCCGCCGGCCGACGCCATGCCCACATCGAACTGCACCAGCGCCTGGTTGTAGATCAGGTAGGCGAGGTTGGTCGAGGCGTAGCCGGGGCCGCCGTTGGTGGTGGTGAAGATTTCCGCGAACACCGAGAGCAGGAAGATGGTTTCGATCATCACCACCACCGCAATCGGGCGGGCTAGGTGGGGTAGAGTCAGGTGCCAGAAGATCGCGATGGCGCCGGCACCGTCCAGGCGCGCGGCTTCCTTCTGTTCCTGGTCCAGGGACTGCATCGCGGTCATCAGCAGCAGGATCGCGAAGGGCAGCCATTGCCACGAGACAATGATGATGATCGACAGCAACGGATAGTGCGCCAGCCAGTCCACCGGCTCGGCCCCGAAGAACTTCCACACCGCGGCGAGAATCCCCGATACCGGGTGGAAAATCAGGTTTTTCCAGATCAGCGCACCGACGGTGGGCATGATGAAGAACGGCGAAATCAACAGCACCCGGACGATGCCGCGCCCGAGGAACTCACTGGCCTCCAGCAGGGCGCTGATCAACACGCCGAACACCACGCTGATCAGTAACACGCTGCCCACCAGCAACAGCGTATTGGTGGCGCCGGGCAGGAAGCCCGAATCGGTGATGAAGTAGGTGAAGTTCTCCAGCCCTACGAACTGGTTTTCGCCGGGATAGAGCAGGTTGTAGCGGATCAGCGAAAAGTACAGGGTCATGCCCAGGGGCACGATCATCCACAGCAGCAACAAGGCCACCGAGGGGCTGACAAGGAACCAGCCGGGGTTGGCCAGGCGGTTTTTGGCGGGTGTATTCATTAGGATCAAGACCAGTCAGATACGAATCGGAGCGCGGTCAGTGTGGGAGGGGGCTTGCTCCCGATAGCGGAGTGTCAGTCGATGAACCTGCTGGCTGATCCACTGCTATCGGGAGCAAGCCCCCTCCCACATTTGACTAGGGTGAGGCTCGGGTTACTTGGGGTAACCGGCCCGCTTCATTTCACGCTCGGTGGTGGTCTGCGCGGCGGTCAAGGCGGCATCGACCGTTTGCTGGCCGGTCAACGCACCGGAGAAGAACTTGCCGACCTGGGTACCAATCGCCTGGAACTCAGGAATGGTCACCAGCTGGATCCCGATATACGGCACCGGCTTCTCGGTAGGCTTGGTCGGGTCCGCGACCTTCAGCGACTCCAGGGTCACCTTGGCAAACGGCG
This window harbors:
- a CDS encoding ABC transporter ATP-binding protein, encoding MANLKIKNLQKGFEGFSIIKGIDLEVNDKEFVVFVGPSGCGKSTLLRLIAGLEEVSEGTIELDGRDITEVTPAKRDLAMVFQTYALYPHMSVRKNMSFALDLAGVDKKLVESKVSEAARILELGPLLERKPKQLSGGQRQRVAIGRAIVRNPKIFLFDEPLSNLDAALRVQMRLELARLHKELQATMIYVTHDQVEAMTLADKVVVLNSGRIEQVGSPLELYHQPANLFVAGFLGTPKMGFLKGKVTRIESQSCEVQLDAGTLISLPLSGASLSLGSVVTLGIRPEHLEIASPGQTTLTVTADVGERLGSDTFCHVITANGEPLTMRIRGDMASQYGETLHLHLDPAHCHLFDTDGVAVARPLRAAA
- a CDS encoding carbohydrate ABC transporter permease, whose amino-acid sequence is MNTPAKNRLANPGWFLVSPSVALLLLWMIVPLGMTLYFSLIRYNLLYPGENQFVGLENFTYFITDSGFLPGATNTLLLVGSVLLISVVFGVLISALLEASEFLGRGIVRVLLISPFFIMPTVGALIWKNLIFHPVSGILAAVWKFFGAEPVDWLAHYPLLSIIIIVSWQWLPFAILLLMTAMQSLDQEQKEAARLDGAGAIAIFWHLTLPHLARPIAVVVMIETIFLLSVFAEIFTTTNGGPGYASTNLAYLIYNQALVQFDVGMASAGGLIAVVIANIAAIILVRMIGKNLTDKP
- a CDS encoding mannitol dehydrogenase family protein, which produces MKLNKQNLTQLAPEVKLPAYAIASTTQGIAHIGVGGFHRAHQAYYTDALMNIGVGLDWSICGVGLRAEDRKARDDLAGQDYLFTLYELGDTDDTEVRVIGSISDMLLAEDGAQALIDKLADPAIRIVSLTITEGGYCIDDSNGEFMAQLPQIRHDLAHPGAPKTVFGFICAALTKRRAAGTPAFTVMSCDNLPHNGAVTRKALLAFAALHNAELHDWIKTNVSFPNAMVDRITPMTSTAHRLQLHDDHGIDDAWPVVCEPFVQWVLEDKFVNGRPAWEKVGVQFTDDVTPYEEMKIGLLNGSHLALTYLGFLKGYRFVHETMNDPLFVAYMRAYMDLDVTPNLAPVPGIDLTDYKQTLVDRFSNQAIADQLERVCSDGSSKFPKFTVPTINRLIADGRETERAALVVAAWALYLKGVDENGVSYTIPDPRAEFCQGLVSDDALVSKRLLGVEEIFGKAIPNSPEFVAAFERCYASLRDTGVTATLQTLLKKPT
- a CDS encoding carbohydrate ABC transporter permease produces the protein MTLQQSRRLQSLLLGTLAWAIAILIFFPIFWMVLTSFKTEIDAFATPPQFIFTPTLENYLHINERSNYFSYAWNSVLISFSATALCLLISVPAAYSMAFYETQRTKGTLLWMLSTKMLPPVGVLMPIYLLAKSFGLLDTRIALIIIYTLINLPIVVWMVYTYFKDIPKDILEAARLDGATLWQEMVRVLLPIAKGGLASTVLLSLILCWNEAFWSLNLTSSAAAPLTALIASYSSPEGLFWAKLSAVSTLACAPILIFGWISQKQLVRGLSFGAVK
- a CDS encoding carbohydrate kinase family protein, translated to MYLVCGEALFDFFSEEEASGQASKVNYKAIAGGSPFNVAVGLRRLGIDAGLFGGLSSDFLGRRLLQVLKDEGISEQFLVEFDAPTTLSMVAVGANGSPQYNFRGEGCADRLLEVAHLPELGDDIRGLHIGSFSLVVQPIGDTLLSLVKRESGKRLISLDPNVRLNPQPDIQLWRDRVAELVKHADLIKVSDEDLHLLYPDQSAESVLQGWLQHRCQLVFLTRGGDGASVFSRQHGHWSAPAVKVAMADTVGAGDTFQAALITWLTEQQHDSVEGLQQLTRGQIDAMLGFAIRAAALTCTKTGPDLPYRHQVN
- the xylB gene encoding xylulokinase: MTQQNLFLGVDCGTQGTKAIVLDATSGKVLGLGAAAHTLISGANGRREQHTQEWLDAFTEATHRALQQAGVDGQDILGIGVSGQQHGLVLLDEHGEVLRPAKLWCDTETTPENDRLLQHLGGENGSLERLGVAIAPGYTVSKLLWTREQHPNIFARIAHILLPHDYLNYWLTGRAVAEYGDASGTGYFNVRNREWDVALLQHIDPSGRLERALPPLIDADQAVGTILPAIAERLGINPNTIVSSGGGDNMMGAIGTGNIAPGVITMSLGSSGTVYAFADQPNVSPQASVATFCSSSGGWLPLICTMNLTNATGVIRELFDLDLAVFNALVEQAPIGADGVSMLPFLNGERVPALPHATGSLHGLTMTNLTRANLCRAVVEGTTFGLRYGLDLLRQTGLQSQSIRLIGGGSKSPVWRQMVADIMNTEVICTEQSEAAALGAAIQAAWSQSGESLASLCDRCVSVDPASRTLPVAVNVSSYQQAYERYQQHVATL